CATGTTTTTTTCAGATGGCGCCAAAAAAACAGATACAGACTTTTTATTTGCcgtaaacttaaaaaatgtatcaataaaccatataatacaatataaataataatttagtatatatgtatttatgtaagcataatacatattatattaaaattgtttcttttatataatattactaagagtatctaatgttgcactatttatacctgctatataacactatttcttacagctgtGGGTTTGTTGGAAGAactttcttttagaaataagccGGCCATTTTGAACAATAATTTCATGTGTAACATTACCATGTATAATTTctcagtgcaataaagagtattatatatataaataaatctcattGGCCTAACTTGTAGCAGAAGTCTCTCCCGCAGTAGGTGCATGTGTGCTTGATATTCATATGCTTGGCGTCGTGGTGCTCCCACAGCGCCGTGCCCGTGCGGAACGCCTTCTCGCACAGCATGCACTgcacacatacaattatatagcACTATACGATCACGCAGGCCCGTATTTAGatgagggcaaccggggcaaccgccctggggcctccacattagtgggggccacagttttcagcaagttaacaaataccgagatatagttaaattataataatgttattatttaatattttataagttatcaatacaagtaaataaatcatagcttactgattgaaataaaaaagtaattaattcatgataatataataattaggcTGTTTgctgttcacgcttctgtttgtctagggcccccacagcattgtggcccgggggcctccagatctttaaatccggctctgcgATCAcgtcatcatatattttaataaataaataacattatattttttactatatgaaTTTAGCGATGCTAGCTGAAACACAAGTTTCCTAGTTCTATGAtgcttcattaatttttaatgacgaAATAGATTTTTGGCggcaattattttgtaaatttataccCTTTTTTGGAAATTAATTTGTATCATTAATGATGTCTAACTAATCGCGAAAtcggtttcatttattttccttttcaaccgacttcaaaaaggaggaggttatcaattcgtctgtattttttttttatgtttgttaccttataacttttaactgagtggaccgattttgacaaaatcttttttgttcgaaagctagtgcttcccgtgtggtctcatattactttttagtgcatatttattgttttaaaattgtgttttgtttgaagtcggtttttcttttagttaaaatttttttcCGACAAATGATCGAACTAATTATGTATTCCGGTTTGTAAGGTGAGTGAGGCAGTACTGACACAAGGAAGAAAATATCTCAACGCCCAAGTTTGGTGGGAAGTTGTTAATATAaggattgattaatatttattaaaataacaagacTATTTCAAGATTCATAGACTgaacagaaaaaaaacacaaaacgaTGCGAGTGGGTAACTGGTCAAACTAACTAAACTAAATAAGATACCACTTAAATGTTCAAAGTTTACTACTGCTGTGAAATTACGACTAGccgtttgaaataaaaattgagtttttattatctttttttaatcatGTGATTAATTACATGTACCCATTTCTCACGACATTATCCATCTTTAAATATGCTTAATTGATTGTatagttgcaataaaataataatgattttgggATTggtctaaataattaaaattaattaagtaataactGAACAGATTACATATTAGCGGAAAacttactattaatttaaacacaaatatcaaatattaattaaaagtaatttaaatatcaaaagcaATATTTTAACAGACCTTAAACTGCTTCTCCTGATGTGTCAGCTTGTGTTTGTTGAGGTTGGAGGGGTTGACGAATGTGGCAGGGCATTGTGCACACTTGTAGGGCTTCTCGCCTGTATGTGTTCGCATGTGCATCACCAGATAGTACTTGTGTTTGCACTTGTAAGGACACAGGTCACAAAAGAAGTTGAAGGTATTTGTGTGCACTaacctttaaattatttacacagttatttaaaaatatatattcatcatCTCCTTGTAAATAAAAGTCATGTGATTCATTTGGTTTGGGAAATAAGATCTGTCATAAATGGTCATTATACATAAGTTATAACATTAAAGTATtgtagaataaaaataagactAAGAACTTTTTTTGGGACTTTCATTGCACATTTTACAAATGCTTGTAGAGTCACTCTGTTGTTCCAGTGTACATTCAGACATGAcagatgaattaattaatatgattttgtttaatttattttcagtgtTACCATCATAGCATAAAATTGAGGTATGCAATTATTTTCacatatttataacttacaGTTCTAtgttattggtggtagggctttgtgcaagcccgtctgggtaggtaccacccactcatcagttattctaccgccaaataacagtactcagtattgttgtgttccggtctgaagggtgagtgagccagtgtaactacaggcacaatggacataacatcttagttcccaaggttggtggcacattgacgatgtaaggaacagttaatattacttccagcgtcattgtctatgggcgatggtgaccacttaccatcaagtggtccatatgcacgtccgccaacctataccataaaaaatatatacatatatatttggtCTAAAAGAGCAATGAATCagtaatatttaagtttaaatttatagcCATACTTACATATGGTTCTTAAGTCTTGCAATGATAGGGAACTCCTTGCCACAAGTAGGGCACTTGTGCACTACATTTTGCTCGTGGTTGTGTCGCATATGCTGTGCAATGCTGCGCACAAGCTGCCCGCATATATCACAAGCACGCCTCATACACTGTCTCTCACGTCGGTGGGCAACTAACTTTTCctatgaataatgaatatatttgtgtttatttaaattatcttgtataaaatataaatcatgttTTAAGGAAATCGAGactataatttgttataaaacatgaagtctgaaataaataatatgaaatgacaaagtaaaaaaactatttcatgtatttttaaaatatttttggtaattaCTTTATTGGGAAATATCATATCACATGGCGAACACTTAAACTCCTTTGTTTTAGGATCTTTCTTTTGCATCAGTCTTTCTCTCCTTCTCCTTTCCTTCTCAGCCTTTTCTTCAGTTTCCATTCGTTTCAACTTCATTTGAtgcaatattaattgaaaatcatGTTTTGAATAAGGATATGAATGTAATGAAGGGTCACCTGTAATCattgcaaattaaattttttttgtgatctttcaggaaaaacaaaaatactctttttgtatcaaataatatttaatatatatttacccaTAGGATTCAATATTTTCCGAAATCTCTTATCAGATACttcacagttttttttaaacctcATTGCTACCTTTAATGACTCAAGACAttcagtacatatatattttggtaaagAGTCATCTgcatttatctataaaaaaattaaaaaatgtattatacaatAGTAATGTCCAAAACCTTAGTTGGTGGGATAACTTACAGTTATATTAGTGACACTGCGAATAGCTCCCATAATATCACAATCACTGATTTTGCTACTCAATGGTGTACAACCATTTCTTGCACAAACTCTACAGATCATTTCCTTGGATAATTTGACACCTATGttactgaaatatataatttatgttatatctcCTTTAAACTTGGTTTAATTTGAATAGTTTATAAACTTTCTATACCTGTCCATCGTAAGTTTTTCCCATTGATCATTATAATGGCTAGTTTCGACTTCTATAGTACTCGTACTCGGAtatgtaactttatttaatcTAGACATCATACTTTTCGTTAAATAAACagccatttttaattattataagtctaCGATGGGTTAAAtggaattttttataaatgtatttgagTTAGTGATCGAAGTAGGTACGAATACTTCAtcatagatttttaaatatattatattgtttattacataaatatgaagGTAAGGTTCTAAAACTAGTCATATCAATATTCAGTGCTATAACCTTTAAACTTAGAaactaaataagtaaattaataaacttatattaaagttaagtttgaagcataatttataaataaaatcctatTATAGTAGTATCAACGGGGCACTTGGCAGTCAACAGTTCAACACTCAACCTTCACTTGACAGATGTCATGATGTCAAACAAGAGACAGTTATTAAGGTTAGGGTTGTACAAAAGCCGCGATATTTAcacttttgatatttaaaaatatatgagtttAGCCTATtctaatcgaaaaaaaaatgaatattaacaaACCTTACGTATTCCTTGCGATTTGCTTATAACGATAACGATATGCTTAaaagtataagtattatttgtaaccactatttcttttttttaattttagaataggACCAATAACACACggcaaatacttttttaaatatatattttattagtaagttTGTTGATAATAAGATATAGCTACAAAAGTAAAagctataaaaaatgtaaaggcTGAAAGATGTAATATGTTTGATACTAAcaagtagaaaaaaaattaaaacatgtcaATGTGACAGAAAAACAGACGCaacttttatcatatttttaacaaaaatatttatttcgaagaTTTATTACTACGCTTTAATATTTTCGTCCGCTAATTGTtgataaattcatataaaaatgactTCCTTATTGTTACTAAAGTCAATGTTGTTTGCCAGTGttttacagaaaaataaaaagaaaaagaaaataaagattaaGAAACCGTAAGTTTTTCGTaattcatcaaatatttatcaactaattattataactgaatcgaaattcatattttatatattataaatctatgATTACAGAGTACCACCGTCAGTTATTGACTTAAAACTATGCAGGATATGTAATTTAGGCAAAGGCGAGATTCCAATATTTGATAACTGTACGCAACCTAACATATCAGAAGAAATAAGAAACTTTTCTGGTGTAACAGTAAGTATAACGTGTATATAAGATCGTAGACCCCATTGTCAGTGGAACATGTAATGTGACTATAAGGAGAGTCATATTTCCAGTTGAGCCAATTTCCAAGAAGACTATTTTCTGtcttccaaaaatattttaaaataaaatattatgattatgttAGGTTAATTATTGTACAGGTTAAAATGTGTTTCTTATTTATACTTTGCAGATAAATAAAACAGACAACTTACCTAAACACTTATGTCAAAACTGCTTAGACCTTCTAAATGGATGTATTGTGTTCAGAGATATGTGCCAAACAAATAACAAAGTTTTGGTTGAACTTTCAATCAAAAAAGGTATCCatgtttatatagttttatatttattttgcatgttaatttttcttgtaataaatacacattaaagGAAAGAAATCAtaaacttctttaatatttaatatataactatattgtCTGCAATATTTTCCAAAATCTTCCTGAAGAACTATTGTAAAAGCTTGAAAAATGCTTTTCCATACAGTATTATAACACAGCCTAGCTTTATCCCAAAAAGAATGGGTGAGAAAAATGAAACTGACAAATATAATTGttctgttattaataataaagactaTAAATGTtaccattttaagaaataaaaactattgtaCACTTTTATCCCTCCAGTGTTTTTCAAGCTGAAATAACTAGGAAAGTTGTCTAGAAAAGTCTAGCTATAAGTAATCATTTAGACAACAATTGCTATGAAATGGCTAGAGGCAGTACTGCTAATTTAGTTATGTTTACATTAGCAGTACTGCCTCTAGCCATTCATTGAGGGTGAGTATTGATGGTTTTTGATGCCTATTAATCATCACTACATTGGTGTGTAAGAAAACCTGAATCCAAGTAATCTTATTACCATATAGAGAAATAACTTTATTGGTGTCACTTAGTTCCATATTTCTTATAAGATGCTAACAAGATTTTATATTGTACTTGAAATTCTCATCTTGTCAATACCTAATGACTAAGACTATGCAATTGCAGTTTCCAAATCTTTTACACATTGTTATGTTCCTATAGAAGTAATACAATCACTTATTACAGATCTCGGTGAAAAAAACTTTTACGATgggaaaaacaaaataatgataattaaattatagatttatttttaaggtcttttttaacaaattaagataaattattgtatCATTTTAGAAGCAAGTTTTGATGAAAGTATTGAAGAGAGTGATGACTCATACAACATTCCTTCACCGAACTTCTCAGAAGACAACTCAGAGATCTGGGGGTGCACTTCATGTAATAAAGAATTTTTTGACATGGTAcacattaataaagtatttttagtattattttagagTATCAACTTTTTTTAACTGCACATAATTTGTTGCGAGTGTTGCGACATTGGTCattctgtataatattatagacgCGGGTTTTAAACTCGgtcatatcttttttttttaataatatggacAGGCAAATggactgatggtaagtgacttACTGCCacacataaatattaaccatttcttacgtcaccaatgcgccaccagaaTCGATCAAGGCAAAAACATtccaatttgaattttatatagaatcttacacaatttttaaaatgcAGAAACTAACAGAcaattcttaaataattatgaatttaattattttgtatcttaGAAATaagaatgtataatatttaaattaaataaaatacaggtTTCATACAATACTCACTTAAACACTTGTAATAAGAGAACATCAGATGGACAAAAAGAATCTGAAGATGGAAATAAAAAGACATTTTTGTGTGATATCTGTGGGAAGACTGCTCGCTCGAACGCCAACCTCCTTGTACATATGTgcgtaatttatatataaataatgtatatcgttatctataatgtatataaatatatattatcaaacaaTTATTTCTAATATGGTAAAAGTGTTTTAACATGTATATGTATGATTTTAATCATTTGTACATGTAGACTATTAAAGATCATAAACAAAGTCTGTTAAAGAATTTGCAGTTTTAACTTCGCGTATCCTTCAGTGGGTGTCTAACAACCCCGAGATAagcaaaatattgaataattggttttaatgtaatttgataatatttggcaatattttataaaacaaataaaacagttaTCAATGTCCCTAATTAGATAGTAACATCGAACGAATAGAGGTGTTTGAACAAGGTCTCAATTTAacggatatttttatttcagggGTATTCACGAAAATATATTCCCTTTTAAATGTGACCAGTGTCCATATCAGGGTCGTACAATGGATTTGCTAAAAGTGCACAAACGAACGCACATGGCTGACAAACCGTTCAAATGCTCTCAGTGTCCGAAATCAACGACGACTTCCAGTAATCTCGCGAAACATATGCGACACGTACATAGCACGACTAGGCCGTATAAGGTACTCTATTTACTTTGTATACTGTATTAATAgttcattatttataagttattaatcGGAGCTTATATTTGTTGTTTGATAACCTGCGCGCTATTAGAATGTAAGAGAACTTTGTCAAAGTATATCGACAGTACAGattgattgaaattttaaactttttcctCTTTGCTTTTtctagtttaataatatataataattagtgtaTATGATCGAggagaatatattatatttattctgttAATCCTACTTCAGAGCTAGAAAGAAtggtatatgtcaccgtaagattacaaaattctttagattacaatatatctcgtcagattgtaaaatatcgaaatattgtgaacagtcaaatatgattgcaatttaacacattatttttcgttatattgtatatacgctatattcgaaatataacgTAACTAATTGTTACGAAGGCATTAGTAATAAAAGTAGTGAAAATTTGATTGAGTATAATTAATCAACCTCAGCCTAAAACGTTGTCAGTCTCGATTTTTATGTAGGGTTTTAGTTGAAATGCCTAACGTAATGAACACTACTTTTGTTTCAGTGTACCTACTGTGATAAAGCATTCTCGTACCAACACGACATGAAAAGGCACATACGAGACATTCATCTGCGGCAAGGCACGGTTGAATGTGACGTTTGTTTCAAGAAGTTTAACACcaagtaagttttatatttattattgaattgtcaaataaatatttaaaaagtatgtttCAGTCACGATTTATTCAATCCGGGTAGGTACAGTCCACTAATCACACATCCTACCGCCATACAGCATTACTCAGTATGACTGAGTGAGCCGAtgtaacaggcacaaaggacataagaTGGTCGTCACCATGCATGGACAACAATGTCCTTGCATGGTGACAACCTTGTCAAGGGATCGGGCGGGATCGTTTTGCAACTCtatcgttaaaaaaaaagtaaagtaacagcccgtaaatttcccactgctgggctaaggtctcctctcccattgaggagagggtttcaGGGAGgggttccaatgcggtttggtggaatgcacatgtggcagaatttcggtgatatattttccttcactgccgagcacgagatgaattataaacaaaacctGTCGTAATATGTACCTATCCCAAATACAagttaatatctaaatataacaataatatgatttcataaaaaaaccgATAAAGAGtacgttaaaaatacatttcattctTAAGCGGGTTCAGATCCTTCGCTgtggtaattttatatattaaaattaaccgtAAAGAAAAAtagttacaattaatttttttatctttatcagTTTATTTGTAAACAGGAATTTACTTTTTGCACTGACAGTTGATTATTGCAATTTTGTTGTTGACAGGAAAATTTTACAAGGACATCGAtggaaaattcataaaataaaaggcGAACGACATGGACGCCTGCCATCTTATTTGCAATGTCAATTAGAAGATGATAATGAGAATAAGACTAATGAAAGTGAACcgacatattaattaatattttttatgattacttaaatatattacttaataataactaatttattactttcaatacaataattatagctATTTATTCTGAtgtagacaatatttttttatttttatatgaaattatcatttatatttctgtaatgggcattataatttttaaatgattctataaataaaaagttgttttgttttctaCTAACTACcagcttatttttattatgtatcttTAACCTCGTCGTAAGTCGCTGGACTTATTATCTTAAGTGAGTATTTTTATAAGGACAGTAACCCtaacaattgtttaattaacgatattttttttctattaaatcaaCGTTATAAAGTGATTCCTGTCTGAGACGCATTCACTGGTTAGATTCGATACGTAAAGTTTGCTTGAACAGaagttgaaatgaaatatataatttttttattatttatacagaaaTGTGTATCATTTGATCTccccaaaagtgcttgtaaaacagACTTAACTATAGACAAAGATCATTACAATGTAACCAAAACGTATAACGTCGATGATGCCTATCCCACTGACGCTCATTACGATACTTACGGAAATCTCTTCTTTGTCGAATATGGTCGAAACTTAAATGGttactttttcaatataaaagttataaaggACAACACAACTGAAGCTCAAAATATACCTGGTAAGTAGGTTTTTTTCTCACTGGTAACTTTGATATCATTAGCAGTACTTACTCTCAACTTTGTATGATCTGAAATTGAACAATAGAAATATAGGTTTTCTGTAAAATTATTACTAGCAGTTATTTATGCAAGTATAGTCACTAAGTCGCATATGAGACCcacttacaaaattattttacagaaatgtAGCAAAACTTTGTATTTCTCAATTACGCTTTCAAAGTTGCGTCAGGTGCTATTCCAGCTGAATAATTAGGATAATTAACTGAGACTGAGAGGAACACCCTTTATTCTCAAAAACTCTGTGTCATGATTGTATGTTCATTTTATGATTTATGTACAATAGTTTTAAATTCCTAgccatacatatataaaaaaggttcATAACGAAGTTAATCCTAAGCTTGTTACACTAACTTAGAAAGGCACGtgtccatatttaaatatggaatacgGCTAGGATTCAACGGTAcaatgcgaaagcgatcccgtgacGACAAAATAGATAGGGTACAACTGGTTTTTTTAGTGGGTTTTACTAGGGCGCGTTAGGCTTCCTAGACACCGCTGAGTCCCACGTCATATATAGGGGTAACGTAGGAAAGTATTTTTCTGACGagagataaataaaattcaataaaagtgTTACAGCAGCTCTCACAAACGATCCCGTTTTGAAGTGATGGAATTGGTACTTCTAAGTTTTAGAGGATATTTCTGTGTGTTGGGGTCGGGGACGGACCGGGCTTTCTTTAAaagactattttaaaataagaagagACGGTTATTCTGGGATATTTCGGTTGATCTAGACGttagctttttttattattctcatCGCGGTgtctataactatatatatacaaatatctgTTTACCTAttgaattcatattatatttatactaagttAGTAGTAGGGGTTTCTGCAAGCCGGTCAGAGTAGGAACCACCCACtccttataatatatctaaaccGAAGAAGGCGGATTGAAATGCAGTCCGTCCGTCCGGATCAA
This window of the Vanessa cardui chromosome 5, ilVanCard2.1, whole genome shotgun sequence genome carries:
- the LOC124530033 gene encoding zinc finger protein 675-like; this encodes MTSLLLLKSMLFASVLQKNKKKKKIKIKKPVPPSVIDLKLCRICNLGKGEIPIFDNCTQPNISEEIRNFSGVTINKTDNLPKHLCQNCLDLLNGCIVFRDMCQTNNKVLVELSIKKEASFDESIEESDDSYNIPSPNFSEDNSEIWGCTSCNKEFFDMVSYNTHLNTCNKRTSDGQKESEDGNKKTFLCDICGKTARSNANLLVHMGIHENIFPFKCDQCPYQGRTMDLLKVHKRTHMADKPFKCSQCPKSTTTSSNLAKHMRHVHSTTRPYKCTYCDKAFSYQHDMKRHIRDIHLRQGTVECDVCFKKFNTKKILQGHRWKIHKIKGERHGRLPSYLQCQLEDDNENKTNESEPTY
- the LOC124529971 gene encoding zinc finger protein 737-like, which codes for MAVYLTKSMMSRLNKVTYPSTSTIEVETSHYNDQWEKLTMDSNIGVKLSKEMICRVCARNGCTPLSSKISDCDIMGAIRSVTNITINADDSLPKYICTECLESLKVAMRFKKNCEVSDKRFRKILNPMGDPSLHSYPYSKHDFQLILHQMKLKRMETEEKAEKERRRRERLMQKKDPKTKEFKCSPCDMIFPNKEKLVAHRRERQCMRRACDICGQLVRSIAQHMRHNHEQNVVHKCPTCGKEFPIIARLKNHMLVHTNTFNFFCDLCPYKCKHKYYLVMHMRTHTGEKPYKCAQCPATFVNPSNLNKHKLTHQEKQFKCMLCEKAFRTGTALWEHHDAKHMNIKHTCTYCGRDFCYKSDLRKHEIRNHNRVKRDYIGGEPTYKQLERLQKMQEDQDALEKWRQQQIVATQPQQPTFIDQSKDFIQTPHSMYVSDVTQIIQQPTIAQQQTVQLTMPDLTLKKDEVKMYDAQGMAYF